A single genomic interval of Mangifera indica cultivar Alphonso chromosome 5, CATAS_Mindica_2.1, whole genome shotgun sequence harbors:
- the LOC123217247 gene encoding zinc finger protein CONSTANS-LIKE 9-like, which produces MGYICDFCGNQRSIVYCRSDAACLCLSCDRNVHSANALSKRHSRTLLCERCNSQPALVRCAEERVSLCQNCDWLGHGTSTSASAHKRQTINCYSGCPSASELSSIWSFVLDFPSVGESACEQELGLMSITDSSMKNSWGNIEDTITQNASSGGGGTNIMRDADKSSVWVGSSSMPGPNSSTQSLEQAPGLANNASLPKLCCPGTKGPAFCEDDDLYADFNMDEVDLSLENYEELFGVTLNHSVELFENGGIDSLFGTKEMSAADSNCQGAVGAEGSSVGLVNTVQPACSNAASADSMMSTKTEPVICFTAKQAHSSLSFSGLTGESNAGDYQDCGASSMLLMGEPPWCPPCPETSFTSASRSEAVMRYKEKKKTRKFDKTVRYASRKARADVRKRVKGRFVKVGDAYDYDPLSQTRSC; this is translated from the exons ATGGGTTACATATGCGATTTTTGTGGAAATCAAAGATCCATTGTGTATTGCCGATCTGATGCAGCATGTTTGTGTCTATCATGTGATCGAAATGTGCATTCGGCTAATGCCTTGTCCAAACGTCATTCAAGGACACTATTATGTGAAAGATGTAATTCACAGCCGGCCTTAGTTAGATGTGCTGAAGAGAGGGTCTCTCTTTGTCAGAATTGTGATTGGCTAGGTCATGGAACCTCTACATCGGCTTCTGCACATAAGAGGCAAACCATCAATTGTTATTCCGGTTGCCCTTCAGCTTCTGAACTGTCCTCAATTTGGTCATTTGTTTTAGACTTTCCATCTGTCGGAGAATCTGCTTGTGAGCAGGAATTAGGTTTGATGAGTATTACCGATAGCAGCATGAAGAATTCCTGGGGCAATATTGAAGATACTATCACTCAGAATGCATCAAGTGGTGGTGGCGGGACTAATATTATGCGAGATGCTGATAAGTCAAGTGTTTGGGTTGGATCTTCTTCCATGCCTGGGCCTAACTCTTCAACACAGAGTCTTGAACAAGCACCTGGATTAGCTAATAATGCATCTTTGCCCAAG TTATGCTGTCCTGGAACAAAAGGTCCTGCATTCTGTGAAGATGATGATCTCTATGCTGACTTCAATATGGATGAAGTGGATTTAAGTCTTGAGAATTATGAAGAACTCTTTGGCGTAACTCTTAATCATTCAGTGGAGCTTTTTGAAAATGGGGGGATTGACAGCTTATTTGGGACAAAGGAAATGTCTGCTGCAGATTCCAACTGTCAGGGGGCTGTTGGTGCTGag GGCTCATCAGTTGGACTTGTAAACACAGTGCAGCCTGCATGCAGCAATGCAGCATCTGCTGATTCCATGATGAGTACAAAAACTGAACCTGTAATTTGTTTCACAGCAAAGCAAGCACACTCAAGCCTCTCTTTTTCTGGCCTTACTGGTGAGAGTAATGCTGGTGATTATCAAGATTGTGGTGCTTCTTCGATGCTTCTCATGGGGGAGCCTCCATGGTGTCCTCCCTGTCCTGAGACTTCCTTTACATCAGCAAGCCGTAGTGAAGCAGTCATGCGTTacaaggaaaagaagaagacaCGCAA GTTTGACAAGACAGTTAGGTATGCCTCTCGCAAAGCAAGGGCTGATGTAAGAAAACGTGTGAAGGGGCGCTTTGTCAAAGTTGGTGATGCTTATGATTATGATCCTCTCAGCCAAACCAGAAGTTGCTGA